In Mus caroli chromosome 9, CAROLI_EIJ_v1.1, whole genome shotgun sequence, a single window of DNA contains:
- the Cmtm6 gene encoding CKLF-like MARVEL transmembrane domain-containing protein 6, which translates to MENGAVYSPTTEAAPGAGRGARSGLAAYFVLGRLPWYRRILKGLQLLLSLLAFICEEVVSECGLCGGLYFFEFVSCSAFLLSLLLLIVYCTLVHDRVDTGKVKSSDFYITLGTGCVFLLASIIFVSTHSGTSAEIAAIVFGFLASSMFLLDFVVMLCEKLRENPLRKPENNAKVEALTEPLNA; encoded by the exons ATGGAGAACGGAGCGGTGTACAGTCCCACCACCGAGGCGGCCCCCGGCGCTGGCAGGGGTGCGCGCAGCGGCCTGGCCGCCTACTTCGTCCTGGGCAGGCTCCCTTGGTATCGGCGCATCCTCAAGGGCTTGCAGCTG CTGCTGTCTCTCCTGGCCTTCATCTGTGAAGAGGTTGTGTCCGAGTGTGGGTTGTGTGGAGGCCTCTACTTCTTTGAATTTGTGAGCTGTAGCGCCTTCCTCCTGAGCCTCCTCCTGCTGATCGTGTACTGCACCCTAGTGCACGACAGAGTGGACACTGGGAAAGTCAAGTCATCG GATTTTTACATCACCCTGGGAACTGGGTGTGTGTTCCTGCTGGCATCTATCATTTTTGTCTCCACCCATTCTGGGACCTCAGCTGAAATTGCTGCAATT GTGTTTGGCTTCTTGGCAAGCTCCATGTTCCTACTGGACTTCGTTGTCATGCTGTGTGAGAAGCTGCGGGAGAACCCGCTGAGAAAGCCCGAGAACAACGCAAAGGTGGAAGCCCTCACCGAACCACTGAATGCTTAA